A window of Desulfovermiculus halophilus DSM 18834 contains these coding sequences:
- a CDS encoding sugar transferase — MSNGITGPATLKYRDEEEILARQDDPEAYNWEVIWPVKVRLNREYVQNWSFWKDVKYIWQTVVH; from the coding sequence TTGAGTAATGGCATAACCGGGCCAGCCACCCTGAAATACCGGGATGAAGAGGAGATATTGGCCAGGCAGGATGACCCGGAGGCCTACAACTGGGAGGTCATTTGGCCGGTCAAGGTGCGGCTGAATCGGGAGTATGTGCAGAACTGGTCCTTTTGGAAGGATGTGAAATATATTTGGCAGACTGTGGTTCACTGA